The genomic segment ACCGAGATTCTCCGGTTGTTTGCCAGTTTCTACCGCCATCCCCTGTCCCCCGCCGAGGTACTCAAACGAGTTGATCTTGTAGACAAAGCCGCAAGCTTGACCAATACATTGTCGGGCGGTCAGTCCCAACGCCTCGCCATAGCCATCGCCATGATCGGTGATGGGGAACTGCTATTCCTTGACGAGCCGACCACGGGGCTCGATCCGCAGGCCAGGCGTCTCCTCTGGGAGGTCATCGCCACTCTGAAACAAGAAGGCAAGACGGTGGTGCTTACCACCCATTACATGGAGGAGGCCGAATATCTTTGCGACCGGGTGGCGGTCATCGATTTCGGCCGCATCATCGCCCTGGGCAGCCCCTCGGAACTGATTGCCGCGCAATTTCAAGAACAGGCCATTGAATTCGACGCCCCCGGGTTCTCCGGCGAGGACGAACTTCATCAACTGGACGGGGTAAAGCGGGCCGAAAGCAACGGAGACACCGTCACCCTTTACACCACCGATGCAATCCGAACCATGGAAGCTGTTCTGTCCCTGGCTGCCGCCAGGGGCATAGACGTGCAAAACTTTACCGTGCGGCGGGCTACCCTGGAAGATCTTTTTCTGAAACTGACCGGAAGGAGGATCAGGGAATGAAAACCTACCTTGAACTGGTCAGGGCCACCGCCAAAAATATGTTCAGGGATCGCATGGTTCTATTCTGGTTCCTGGCTTTCCCACTCCTGTTCATCTTGCTTTTCGGTACCATCTTCTCCGATGATACCGTTATCGCCGATTTTCCCATCGGCCTGGTTGGGGATGATGGCGAGGTCAGCCGCGCCCTGTATCTGGCCCTCGATCAAACGGATGCATTTACCGTCCACGTCGGCTCCAGGGAAGGCGAGCTGGAAGCATTGCAGGATGGATCCCGGCAACTGGTCATCCTGCTTCCTCCCGATCCCGATACCCTCCTGTCCCGGGGAGAACAGCTCGAGATCACTTTTTACTACGATGAACACAATCAGGCTGTGAACCGGGTCCTCGTTTCCTCGGTCAGCGAGATACTCCAGGAAATTGAACGGGGTATGACCGGAAGGCCGCGGGTATTCATCATCAGCACCGAGGCTGTCCAGGCCGACAATCTGCGGGCGGTCGATTTCCTGATTCCCGGTGTTCTGGCCATGGCCCTGATGCAGCTCGGACTCTTTGGTTCGCTGCATATCGTGGGACTCCGTGAACGCAAGGTGTTGCGCCAGCTCAACGTGACCCCCTTGCCCAGGGGCCTTCTGATTGCCAGTGAAATCACCGTGCGTCTCTTTCTGGCCATGATCCAGACCGTGCTGATCCTGGTCATAGGCCACCTGTTTTACAAGGTCAATATAGTGGGCAACTGGCCGGCACTCATCGGTATCGTCATCCTGGGGGCAGCGGTGTTTGTCAGTTTCGGATACATGTTGACCTGCTTCGTCAAATCGGAGGAGAGCGGCAACGGCGTCATCCAGCTGGTGCAGTTTCCGATGATGTTCCTCTCCGGCATCTTCTTCCCCATAGAGGTGATGCCGGATTTCATCAAACCGATCATGAAGGCAATACCCCTTACCTATCTGGCCGATCTTCTTCGCCACCAGATCACCGGTCAGGTTCCGCTGCATACCCCGGCTACCAATCTGGCCGTCCTGGGGGGATGGCTGGTCGTCTCCCTGCTCGTGGCCATCCGTTTCTTCCGTTGGGAATAAAAATTTCGGAAAATACCGGTCAGAAGGTGTTGTCCGGACAAATCATGTTTCCGTGTTTTCTTTCCAGAAGCGCAGGATGATCATGCCCACCAGGGCCACGGCAAGAATGCCTGCAAATGCCAGCAGGGTCTTCCCCAGGGACCAACCCCAGAGGACGGGGGCGTTGATCAGCAGCATGGAAACGAGGATAACCGGAGCACTGAAAATATTCATGATCCCCAGTTCCAATGCCGTGCCGGTCCTGAACTCGGGATCGACGATGCGCAGGAGCAGCAGGCCGGTTGAGACCGTCCCCGTGCAGGTGCCGAATATGGCCATCGTGCGCTCAAGGCTGTTCCGGCGCAGGCGGCCGCCCAGATAGAAGATGACCGCCATCGTGGCCGCGGTAACCAGAGCAACCGTGATCAGTATGGGCACTATGAACTCCCTGACCACCACCAGCTGTATCGCCATGGTGGTGGCCACGATCAGAAAGTCCACCGCCCAACCGGTAACGCGGCGCTGAACTCCCTCATCGATGATATGATCAACCTGGAGCGGTGACATCAATGTCCTCAGAAGCAGGGCCAGCAGCAGACCCGCGAAAAAGAAGAAACCCCAGAGCATATCGGCCATTTCCGGGCCGAGCAGGCCCCCCACAAATTTTATGAGATGATAAGCGAGGATATAAACCAGCCCCACCAGGGCAAAATGCAGTGCCAGGCTATCCACATTGCCGGCGTGGGCTGTCTGGAAACCGGCCGGTTCTTTCCTCTCCCCCTTGCTGACCAGCCCCCTGAAAAAATCCCGGGAGAGCGCCTGTGGTACATACTGCGACCGCCCCTTGCGGATACCCCGATTGGCGAGGGGAACGCCCAGGAAGAAACAGACCATGAATCCTGCAGCCGCGAAGGTCAGGCCGATGGTAGCCGCAAACTGAAACCCGGCCCCCTCCCACACCTTGCCGATGGAGAGCGCCTGCCCCGGCCCCTCCGTGAAACCGAGAGCTGCCAGAAACCCGAAAGTGGAAAACAGGTCGTAACGGAAAATATTCAGGACAAGCACCACCAGACCCCCGATGATCGCCTGCAGCGGCCAGGAGATTCCCTGAACCAGCGCCATCCAGACCGCCCCCCTGACCCTATCCTTGCCTCCACCCGGCGCCGCTGCAACCTGTTCCCCCGGAGTGAGCCCCAGGGAAATGAAGGAAATATTGAAGAGATGGTAAGCGAAACCTTCCAGCATGTTTACCGGAACATCGATAACATTGTAATGCATCAGGACCAGCCCCAACACGCCGCCGATAAGACAGCTGGGAAATAGAAACCTCTGCAAGAAGGGGACCGTGGCGCGGAGCAAGGTCCCCGCCAGCAACATGATGCTGAGCCACCCGAAACACAACAGGAGTTCGAAAGGAAAGGGTATGTTCATCTACATTCCTCCGCCCGGGAGAGGTGAAACAAACTCCGCTCCCATCGATATGGTAGACACCACCGGGCACCTGGATGTGTCATTCCCGGATAGTATCCCCAGAAAATTATACCAAATATCCAGAAAACGGGTCAATCACAACAAATTTATGTTCTGACCACTTATTTTGAATTTCAGGGCCGGCAATTGGGACGGCCAAGAAGTAAAACCACGAAAAACCCAATTCCGGGGGATAAGAGGCCGATATTGCTGCATATTACCCTGTACATGGCCTGCCTTCCTGCGCCGCCGGGATTGTTCCCCGGCCGGGCCCGCTGTATAATGGGGAATAGGGTAGGGGGGTATAGTATATTTGCAAGTTGAGGTGATGGTAGTGGAGAAGATTGAAGAGAGCTGTCATGACGGGAAAAAAAAGAGAAGCTGGCAGGACGAGAAGGCAGTCCGGCAGCTCGTTGTAAGGCTCAACCGCATTGAAGGGCAGGTGCGGGGGATCAGAAAGATGATCGAAGATGAAGCATACTGCGATGATATTTTGAACCAGATCGCTTCGGCCAAATCCGCCATCGATGGTGTAGCCAGATTGTTGCTGGAAAAGCACATGAAGTCCTGTATCAGGGATCAACTCATGGAAGGCGATGAACGTGTTTTCGATGAGCTGCTGAAGACGATCTCCCGGATGATAAGGTAAGTTGAGAGAAGGAGGAAGCAAGCGATGACAACTGAAGTTATGGACCAAAGAAACAATCAGACGACCATAACCATTCCCATCACAGGAATGAATTGTGCCGCCTGTTCCGCCAGGGTGGAAAAAGGATTGCTCTCGTTGCCCGGAATTTCTTCTGCAAACGTCAATCCGCTGGCGGGAAAGGGCACCATAAACTACGATCCAGGCAAAATTGAACCCCGAAAGATGGTGGAACGAGTCGCTGAACTGGGTTTCGGGGTTCCGGCCGCACAACAGGAATTGCTGATTTCCGGGATGTCATGCACGGCATGTTCTGCACGGGTCGAGGGCAGGCTGAACTCCCTGCCCGGTGTGCAGGAGACCGCTGTCAATCTGGCCACAGGCAGAACCAGGGTCGCCTATATTCCCGGGATGACCAGCGCTGCAGAGATGGAAAGAGCGGTGAAAGAACTGGGCTTCACCGTCCATCTGCCCCAGGATCTTGCCTCCGGCGAGGTAACAGGAGCCAGGAAGAGGGAAAGAAACCAACAACTGTTCAGGTTCATCCTGGCGGTTATCCTCACCCTCCCCCTGGCGGCGATGATGATCTCCTCGCATCTGGGACTGTCCTTCAAAATCGACCCCTGGGTGCAGCTGGCCCTGGCCACACCGGTTCAATTCCTCGCCGGTTGGACCTTCTATTCCGGGGCCTACCGCTCCCTCAAAACCGGCGGTGCAAACATGGATGTCCTGGTGTCGCTGGGTACATCGGTGGCCTATTTCTACAGTCTGGCCTCTTTGATAGCCGGCTGGGGGCACATTTACTTCGAATCCGCAGCCATGCTCATCACCATCATCCTGCTGGGCAAATTGCTGGAGACCGTGGCCAAGGGAAGAACCTCGGAGGCCATCGAAAAGTTGATAGAACTGCAGGCCAAAACAGCCCGCGTGCTCCGTGACGGTGTGGAGACAGATATACCCGCGGATCGCGTCTTGCCCGGTGATCTGGTCGTGGTACGCCCGGGAGAGAGGGTCCCCGTGGACGGGGTTATCGAGGAAGGAAACACCACCATCGATGAATCGCACCTTACCGGCGAGAGCATGCCGGTAGGCAAGAATCCCGGCGATGAAGTCGTCGGCGCCTCCATCAACAATTACGGCAGCTTCACTTTTCGGGCCACCAAGGTGGGGCAGGACACGGTCCTGGCACAGATCATCCGCCTGGTGGAGGAAGCGCAGGGCACCAAGGCCCCGATCCAGCGCCTGGCCGACCGGGTTTCCAACGTTTTTGTTCCGGCCATAATAGCCATCGCCCTGATCACCTTCGTCGGTTGGTACATCAGCGGGGCAGGTTTCGAAAATTCCCTGATGCACATGGTCACCGTTCTGGTCGTGGCCTGCCCCTGTGCACTCGGGCTGGCCACCCCCACGGCCATCATGGTGGGAACGGGCGTGGGTGCGGGGAAGGGCATTCTCATCAGGGGCGGGGAACACCTGGAGCGGACAGAGAAAATCGATACCGTCGTCCTGGACAAGACGGGGACCATCACCCGGGGCTCCCCGGCGGTAACGGATATTGCCGCCCTGGCCCCCTTCACTGAAGAAGAACTTCTGGGCATCATCGCTTCCGGGGAAAAAAGATCGGAACACCCCCTGGGGCAGGCCGTGGTCATGGAAGCGGAAAGAAGGGGGATCCCGCCGGAAGAGGTCGATAATTTCGAGGCTCTGCCCGGGAAGGGGATCAGGTTCGATCTGGGTGGCAACTCCTGGCTGATCGGCAACGAGAAGCTGTCCGATGAAGCTGGCATCGATATCTCCCCGCTGCTTCAAGAGAAAAATCGCTGGGAAGGAGAGGGCAAAACGGTGATGATGGCCATGAGAAAAGACTGCCTCTGCGGGATGCTGGCCCTGGCCGACACGGCCAAGGAGAGCGCCACCGGGGCCATTGCCGAGTTGCAGCAGATGGGCCTGGATCTTTACATGCTCACCGGTGACCAGAAAAACACGGCCCGCTCCATCGCCAGACAGGTAGGAATAACCAATGTCATTGCCGAAGTATTACCGCAGCACAAAGCCGAGGAAGTGCAGAAGCTAAAAGATGCCGGACACGTGGTGGCCATGGTCGGCGACGGGATCAACGATGCACCCGCCCTGGCCACGGCCGATGTGGGAATGGCCATCGGCACCGGGACGGATATAGCCATGGAAAGCGCCTCCATCACCCTGGTGAAAGGCGATCTGCGGAAAATCGCTTCCGCGATCCGCCTCTCGCGGCGCACCCTGCGCAAGATCAGGCAGAACCTTTTCTGGGCTTTTTTCTACAACCTGATCACCGTGCCCCTGGCCATCTTCGGTATTTTCACGCCCGTTGTTGGCGGTGCGGCGATGGCCCTGAGTTCGGTGACGGTGGTGACCAATTCGCTGTTTCTGAAACGCTACGATCCGGATCGGACCGGGCAGAGTATCGGCAAAAAATGAATATTCCGTGGATAAACTCCTGCGGTGCAGGAGCACGAGGTGCCAGATACACTCAAGGCTACCTGAAGTACCGGACCCCGGGGCTTTGTCCCTGGATCATGACATGGTCCAGGGTAAATAATATCATTCAATGGACAGAAAGGAGTGCTGCCGATGCTGGATCTATACATAAAGGATGGCTGTCCCCATTGCCGCGGACAGATCGAACAGCTGGAAAAGGAAGGTCTTTCCTACCGGCTGCACAATGTTTCCCATGACCACGATGCCCTGAAAAAAGTAAAAGAAATTTACAACGCCAACAAGGTGCCCGTGCTCGT from the Bacillota bacterium genome contains:
- a CDS encoding ABC transporter ATP-binding protein, which gives rise to MAVQVVHNNAETFDQPNCIVVSGLQKSYGPVKAVNGIDFTVKRGEIFGMLGPNGAGKSTTVEILAGLRQRDAGRVTVLDMDPGTGSSKLKSRIGMQLQSVSLYPRLKVTEILRLFASFYRHPLSPAEVLKRVDLVDKAASLTNTLSGGQSQRLAIAIAMIGDGELLFLDEPTTGLDPQARRLLWEVIATLKQEGKTVVLTTHYMEEAEYLCDRVAVIDFGRIIALGSPSELIAAQFQEQAIEFDAPGFSGEDELHQLDGVKRAESNGDTVTLYTTDAIRTMEAVLSLAAARGIDVQNFTVRRATLEDLFLKLTGRRIRE
- a CDS encoding copper-translocating P-type ATPase produces the protein MDQRNNQTTITIPITGMNCAACSARVEKGLLSLPGISSANVNPLAGKGTINYDPGKIEPRKMVERVAELGFGVPAAQQELLISGMSCTACSARVEGRLNSLPGVQETAVNLATGRTRVAYIPGMTSAAEMERAVKELGFTVHLPQDLASGEVTGARKRERNQQLFRFILAVILTLPLAAMMISSHLGLSFKIDPWVQLALATPVQFLAGWTFYSGAYRSLKTGGANMDVLVSLGTSVAYFYSLASLIAGWGHIYFESAAMLITIILLGKLLETVAKGRTSEAIEKLIELQAKTARVLRDGVETDIPADRVLPGDLVVVRPGERVPVDGVIEEGNTTIDESHLTGESMPVGKNPGDEVVGASINNYGSFTFRATKVGQDTVLAQIIRLVEEAQGTKAPIQRLADRVSNVFVPAIIAIALITFVGWYISGAGFENSLMHMVTVLVVACPCALGLATPTAIMVGTGVGAGKGILIRGGEHLERTEKIDTVVLDKTGTITRGSPAVTDIAALAPFTEEELLGIIASGEKRSEHPLGQAVVMEAERRGIPPEEVDNFEALPGKGIRFDLGGNSWLIGNEKLSDEAGIDISPLLQEKNRWEGEGKTVMMAMRKDCLCGMLALADTAKESATGAIAELQQMGLDLYMLTGDQKNTARSIARQVGITNVIAEVLPQHKAEEVQKLKDAGHVVAMVGDGINDAPALATADVGMAIGTGTDIAMESASITLVKGDLRKIASAIRLSRRTLRKIRQNLFWAFFYNLITVPLAIFGIFTPVVGGAAMALSSVTVVTNSLFLKRYDPDRTGQSIGKK
- a CDS encoding ABC transporter permease yields the protein MKTYLELVRATAKNMFRDRMVLFWFLAFPLLFILLFGTIFSDDTVIADFPIGLVGDDGEVSRALYLALDQTDAFTVHVGSREGELEALQDGSRQLVILLPPDPDTLLSRGEQLEITFYYDEHNQAVNRVLVSSVSEILQEIERGMTGRPRVFIISTEAVQADNLRAVDFLIPGVLAMALMQLGLFGSLHIVGLRERKVLRQLNVTPLPRGLLIASEITVRLFLAMIQTVLILVIGHLFYKVNIVGNWPALIGIVILGAAVFVSFGYMLTCFVKSEESGNGVIQLVQFPMMFLSGIFFPIEVMPDFIKPIMKAIPLTYLADLLRHQITGQVPLHTPATNLAVLGGWLVVSLLVAIRFFRWE
- a CDS encoding metal-sensing transcriptional repressor translates to MVVEKIEESCHDGKKKRSWQDEKAVRQLVVRLNRIEGQVRGIRKMIEDEAYCDDILNQIASAKSAIDGVARLLLEKHMKSCIRDQLMEGDERVFDELLKTISRMIR
- a CDS encoding glutaredoxin family protein; this encodes MLDLYIKDGCPHCRGQIEQLEKEGLSYRLHNVSHDHDALKKVKEIYNANKVPVLVKGETVQSIGYLGKG